Genomic segment of uncultured Desulfobacter sp.:
GCCCGGTCCGGTCTCTTAATATTCAAGTTTGGGCTGGATAAATAAAAAATTTAAGTCTGTGTCATAAATACCTTTGCTATTTCGTCTCTCTTATGGCATCTAAAAAGGTTCAACTATAAATGTATCTATTTTTCGAAAGGAATTAAAATAATGGAGGAACGGTACATCCCGTCCCAGGTCGAGCCCAAGTGGCAGGAATACTGGAATAAAACCCAGCTTTTCAAGGTGGAAGAAGATTCGTCCAGGGAAAAATATTATCTGCTTGAGATGTTTCCCTATCCTTCGGGAAAGATTCATATGGGCCATGTGCGTAATTACACCATCGGAGATGTGGTGGTCCGTTACAAGCGCATGAGGGGTTTTAATGTTATTCATCCCATGGGATGGGACGCCTTTGGTATGCCTGCGGAAAATGCCGCCATTGACAACAACACCCACCCGGCTGCCTGGACCTATGACAATATCCGGTCCATGCGGGCCCAGCTTAAAAAAATGGGATTTTCCTATGATTGGGACCGGGAAGTTGCCACCTGTCGGCCGGAGTATTACCGCTGGGAGCAATGGTTGTTCTTAAAGATGCTTGAAAAAGGCATGGCCTACCGCAAGGAATCCTATGTCAACTGGTGTGAAAAATGCCAGACGGTGCTGGCCAACGAGCAGGTGGAGCAGGATAAATGCTGGCGCTGCTCCCAGGTGGTTCAGCAAAAAAAGTTGTGGCAGTGGTTTTTTAAAATAACCGACTATGCCGAAGATCTTCTGGTGCATTGTGATCAACTTCCCGGCTGGCCGGACAATGTCACCACCATGCAGAAAAACTGGATCGGCAAAAGCGTGGGGGCTGAGCTTGATTTCAAGGTGGACGGCAGTGATGAAGTGATCAATGTATTCACAACCCGGCCTGATACTATTTTTGGTGCCACCTTTATGTGTCTTGCCCCGGAACACCCCCTGGTGGAGACCTTGTCCCGCGGTACGGACCAGGAGGATGTTGTAACCCAGTTTGTGGAAAAGGTCTCCAGGCAGGAGCGTTCTGCAGAGGGTCTTGAAAAATATGAAAAAGAGGGGGTATTCACCGGAGCCTATTGTATTAATCCGGCCACCAATAAAAAGATCCCTGTTTATACGGCCAATTTTGTTTTGATGGGTTATGGTACGGGTGCCATTATGTCCGTGCCTTCCGGTGACCCGCGGGATTTTGATTTTGCCAGAAAATACGGGCTTGAAATCCGGGTGGTGGTGCAGCCCGAAGGCGAGACCCTTGATGGTAAAACTATGACCGAGGCATATGCCGGTCGGGGGGTGATGGTCAATTCCGGACAGTTTGACGGCATGGACAGCAAGGAAGCCATTGAAAAAATGGCGGACTGGCTTGAAGAATCCGGCATCGGCAAGCGCGCGGTCTCTTTTCGTCTGCGTGATTGGGGTATTTCCCGCCAACGGTACTGGGGAACGCCTATTCCGGTGATTCACTGCCCCACATGCGGGGTGGTTCCTGTGCCCGAAGCGGATCTGCCCATAAGACTGCCCGAAGATGCCAATCTTCTGGCTAAAGGCGGCTCCCCGCTGCCGACCCTGGACTATTTTGCCAAGACCACCTGTCCTGCCTGCGGCCGGGAGGATGCAAAACGGGATACCGATACCATGGATACCTTTGTTGAGTCTTCCTGGTATTTTCTGCGTTATTGTTCTCCCAGATATGACAAGGGGATTTTTGATCCCAAGGCCGTGGAATACTGGATGCCCGTGGATCAATATATCGGTGGCGTGGAGCACGCTGTTCTGCACCTTCTCTATTCCCGGTATTTTATGCGCGTGCTCAATACCCTCGGACTTGTTCCTTTTAAAGAGCCTTTTACCCGGCTGTTGACCCAGGGTATGGTATGCAAGGAGACCATGACCTGTCCCGAGCATGGTTACCTGTTTCCGGAGCAGGGTGAGAAAAAGGATGGGGGGCTTGTCTGTACCATGTGTGGCAAGGATGTGGAGGTTGGGCGTGTGATCAAAATGTCCAAATCCAAGAAAAACGTGGTTAATCCCTATGAGCTTTTGGAAAAATACGGCGCTGATGTCACCCGGCTGTTTTGTCTGTTTGCCGCTCCCCCCGAACGTGATTTGGAATGGAGTGAAGACGGCGTTGAGGGAAGTAATCGTTTTGTGAATCGTGTCTGGCGTTTGGCGATGACCTGTATGGATACCATCCAGGGAGTTGATGCGTACAAAGGGGCTGCGGGTTCTCTTGCGTCCGACCAGGCAAAAGAGCTTTATATTAAAGCCAATCAAGCCATCCAGAAGGTAACTGCCGACATTGAAACCAATTTCCATTTCAACACAGCCATTTCAGCTGTGATGGAGCTGGTCAATGCCATGTATACGGTGGAGCTTGACAAGGCTGATGATGAGCTCAAGTCTGTGATCTGGTTCTGTCTTGAAAATGTATTGCTTTTGCTAAGTCCCATTATTCCACACTTCTGCGAAGAGTTGTTTGCCAAGATGGGAAGCAAAGAGTCTATTCTTGAACAACCCTGGCCTGAATTCAGAAAAGATTCCATGCAGACCGACGAGGTGTTGGTTGTGGTTCAGGTGAACGGAAAGTTGCGGGCAAAATTCTCCATGGGTGCAGATGTTGGTGAGGAGGAGATTAAGTCTGCGGCGCTTGGGGATGCAAGAATTGTCAAGTACACCGAAAACAAAGAGATCCGTAAAATCATTGTGATCCGTAAAAAACAGACCCTTGTTAATATCGTGGTGTAATTTATGAAAAAAAATATCGTTTGGCTGACAGTGGTCTCATTGTTGTTTGGCGCCGGTTGCGGTTACCGGCTGGTTGGAGGCGGTTATATTAAGAATGATATCACCCGGGTGTCTGTGGCTATATTTGAAAACAACAGTACCGAATCCCGGGCCGGAATAGCGTTTACTAATGAACTGATCCGGGAGATTACTGCAAAAACAGATTCCATTGTTGTGGATGCCGGCAATGCCATCCACAACATATCAGGTACGGTTCAATCCATAACCTTTTCCACGTTGTCCAGATCTTCTTCGGAAGATGTTACGGAAAGACAGGTGAATGCGACGGTTGATGTGGTTTTGACCGGAGCGGAAGGGAAGATTATCTGGTCAGTGAAGAATTTTTCAGCCTCGGAGTCTTATAACGTATCAAGCCGCTCCGCAAATGATGAAGCCGGAAAACGAGAGGCGATCAATCTGATTGCCGAACGTGTGGCTGAAAGTCTGGTTGCCCGGATGCTGGACGATTTTTAAATGAAATAAGACGAACCGGCACCTGTTCCTTAAACAGGACAGGTGTCGGTTTATCGTCTGGACCGGCTGAGCTTAAATGGTGCAAAAAGCGCGTAATTTATGCGTTCGCAAATTTGAACAGTCTTGAGATTTTCCTTGAAGCCATTTTTTTGTGAACAATACCTTTTTTGGCTGCTTTGTGGATGGCTGACTGGGTCTTTTTCATCAGTTCATCGGTATTTTCACCAGCTTCTTTAGCTGCACGAAGTTTCTTTTCAAGGGTTTTAAGGGCGGTTTTTGCGGATTTGTTTCTCATCCGTCTAACCTGGTTTTGTTTTGCGCGTTTTTTTGCTGATTTATGGTTCGCCAACTTGGTCTAGCTCCTTCATAAAATAGAGAATTAAAAGTAAATAATAAAACTTATATCAAATTCGGTAAAATATATAAAACCGATAAGCATGTCAAGGAAAACCTGTGACCCACTTTGTTAAAAAAGCGGCATCCATCAGCTCAATCACCCTGGTTTCAAGAATACTTGGCATGATAAGAGATGCGGTCATTGCGTTTATATTTGGTGCCGGTATGGTCTCAGATGCTTTTTTTATTGCGTTCAGGCCCTTTGATTTGATCCGGAAAATGATGTCCGACGGTATTTTAAGTATCTCTTTCATTCCGTTGTTTGCAGAGCAGTTTGCCCAAAATAAAAAAGATCAGGCTGTGTCCATGTTTTTAAATGCCTTGTTTTTTATATCCATTGCCGGTGCCCTGCTGGTGGGGGTAGGGATCTATTTTGCACCTTTTTTAATTGACTTTTTTGCCCCGGGGTACGGTGCAGGATCCTATTCCCATACATTGTCCTGTCTGCTGTTTAGAATAATGACGCCCTACGTGTTCATTATTTTTTTTGTTGCCCTGTCCATGAGCGTGCTCCATGCACGGTCCAATTTTCATGTGCCTGCCGCTACGCCGATTTTGCTTAACCTTTGCATGATTACTGCGGCTGTGTTGTTTGCCGACAGTTTTAAACCCAAAATTTTAGTTCTGGCCGTAGGCGTGACCGTCGGGGGCATTATTCAGCTTGTCTTTCAACTGCCAAGCCTTGCAAGGCTTGGTATGTTCGATTTTAAATCCTTTGTCCGGGTGCATTCCGGGGTAAAAAAAGCCTTCATCACCCTGGGGCCTTCCATGATTGGGGCCGCAGCCTTCCAGATTAATCTGCTGGTGGCCGGACTTACCGCCTCAACGCTTGATCCCGGGGCGGTCTCTTACCTTAATTATGCCGAACGTCTGGTTCAGTTCCCCCTGGCGTTGGTGGCCTCGCCCATGGCCACGGTTTTATTGCCTATGCTCTCCGCCTTAGCCGGTATCGGCAGGCTTGACAAAGAAAAACCTGGCGGGACTGGGTCGGGAATTACTCTTTTTGATCAAACCCAGGAAAATCAGGATGTGGGCTTTGTGTTTGATGCCGGTTTGCGCATGGTCTTTTTTTTAATTATTCCTGCAATCGTTGGGATTGTCGCACTGAACCGGCCGATTGTTTCGTTGCTGTTCGGCAGGGGAGCCTTTGATTCGACGGCCGTGGCGCAGACCGGCCAATGTCTTGTCTTTATGGTTCTCGGGCTCTGGGCTGTCGCCGGAACCCGGCTTTTTGTGGCACTTCACTATGCTTTGTCCAGCATCCGTCGACCGTTTATGGCAGGTGTTGTGTCCATTGTCTGCAATGTGCTGATGTGCCGTTTTTTTGTGCAACACATGGGGGTGACCGGGCTTAGCCTGGCCGTGGCTTTGTCTGCTGTGGCCGGATTTGCTTTGCTGGCCGTTAGCAGTCCTTTTGAGTTCCGGGGCAGGACCGTAATGGTTTGCGCTTGCAGAGCGCTTTTTATGTCTGTTATAATGTTCTTTCTGGTGCGATGGCTTTGGAGTTTCTGGGCCGACGGTTCAAAGATAATGCAGGCCGCAGGACTTGTTGTCAGCATCAGTATCGGGGCTGGAAGCTATTTGGCGGGAGCCCGCCTCACATCAAATCCGGAAATGGCAATGCTAACAAAAATTTTTTTTAAACAAAAATGACCCATATGGAAAAAATATGCCTTTGCCTGGCTGTGGGAGGGGCGGTGGTTCTTTTATTCATGTTTTTCTTTTCCACACAAGGGGTCATGGATTATCGTCGGCTTGCGTCCAAACAGGCGCATCTTGACGCCCAGGCTGCTGTTGCCGTCAAGCAAAATGCCAAGTTGGAAAAAGAGA
This window contains:
- the rpsT gene encoding 30S ribosomal protein S20, whose protein sequence is MANHKSAKKRAKQNQVRRMRNKSAKTALKTLEKKLRAAKEAGENTDELMKKTQSAIHKAAKKGIVHKKMASRKISRLFKFANA
- the lptE gene encoding LPS assembly lipoprotein LptE, translating into MKKNIVWLTVVSLLFGAGCGYRLVGGGYIKNDITRVSVAIFENNSTESRAGIAFTNELIREITAKTDSIVVDAGNAIHNISGTVQSITFSTLSRSSSEDVTERQVNATVDVVLTGAEGKIIWSVKNFSASESYNVSSRSANDEAGKREAINLIAERVAESLVARMLDDF
- the murJ gene encoding murein biosynthesis integral membrane protein MurJ, translated to MTHFVKKAASISSITLVSRILGMIRDAVIAFIFGAGMVSDAFFIAFRPFDLIRKMMSDGILSISFIPLFAEQFAQNKKDQAVSMFLNALFFISIAGALLVGVGIYFAPFLIDFFAPGYGAGSYSHTLSCLLFRIMTPYVFIIFFVALSMSVLHARSNFHVPAATPILLNLCMITAAVLFADSFKPKILVLAVGVTVGGIIQLVFQLPSLARLGMFDFKSFVRVHSGVKKAFITLGPSMIGAAAFQINLLVAGLTASTLDPGAVSYLNYAERLVQFPLALVASPMATVLLPMLSALAGIGRLDKEKPGGTGSGITLFDQTQENQDVGFVFDAGLRMVFFLIIPAIVGIVALNRPIVSLLFGRGAFDSTAVAQTGQCLVFMVLGLWAVAGTRLFVALHYALSSIRRPFMAGVVSIVCNVLMCRFFVQHMGVTGLSLAVALSAVAGFALLAVSSPFEFRGRTVMVCACRALFMSVIMFFLVRWLWSFWADGSKIMQAAGLVVSISIGAGSYLAGARLTSNPEMAMLTKIFFKQK
- a CDS encoding septum formation initiator family protein — encoded protein: MEKICLCLAVGGAVVLLFMFFFSTQGVMDYRRLASKQAHLDAQAAVAVKQNAKLEKEILRLKTDIDYIKHLAKHEHEMAAQGELVFKEKSRNQGVEK
- the leuS gene encoding leucine--tRNA ligase translates to MEERYIPSQVEPKWQEYWNKTQLFKVEEDSSREKYYLLEMFPYPSGKIHMGHVRNYTIGDVVVRYKRMRGFNVIHPMGWDAFGMPAENAAIDNNTHPAAWTYDNIRSMRAQLKKMGFSYDWDREVATCRPEYYRWEQWLFLKMLEKGMAYRKESYVNWCEKCQTVLANEQVEQDKCWRCSQVVQQKKLWQWFFKITDYAEDLLVHCDQLPGWPDNVTTMQKNWIGKSVGAELDFKVDGSDEVINVFTTRPDTIFGATFMCLAPEHPLVETLSRGTDQEDVVTQFVEKVSRQERSAEGLEKYEKEGVFTGAYCINPATNKKIPVYTANFVLMGYGTGAIMSVPSGDPRDFDFARKYGLEIRVVVQPEGETLDGKTMTEAYAGRGVMVNSGQFDGMDSKEAIEKMADWLEESGIGKRAVSFRLRDWGISRQRYWGTPIPVIHCPTCGVVPVPEADLPIRLPEDANLLAKGGSPLPTLDYFAKTTCPACGREDAKRDTDTMDTFVESSWYFLRYCSPRYDKGIFDPKAVEYWMPVDQYIGGVEHAVLHLLYSRYFMRVLNTLGLVPFKEPFTRLLTQGMVCKETMTCPEHGYLFPEQGEKKDGGLVCTMCGKDVEVGRVIKMSKSKKNVVNPYELLEKYGADVTRLFCLFAAPPERDLEWSEDGVEGSNRFVNRVWRLAMTCMDTIQGVDAYKGAAGSLASDQAKELYIKANQAIQKVTADIETNFHFNTAISAVMELVNAMYTVELDKADDELKSVIWFCLENVLLLLSPIIPHFCEELFAKMGSKESILEQPWPEFRKDSMQTDEVLVVVQVNGKLRAKFSMGADVGEEEIKSAALGDARIVKYTENKEIRKIIVIRKKQTLVNIVV